The genomic DNA ACGTGCGCGGATTTACGCGCAAACGTCCCGAGCGCAATACGTTCCCTGACCATCTTCCGCGCGAACGGGTGGTGATCGCGCCGCCGACGGCGTGCGAGTGCTGCGGTGGCAAAAGGCTGCGCAAGCTCGGTGAGGACGTGACGCGGACGCTGGAGTCGCAGCCCCGTCAGTGGAAGGTGGTCGAGACGGTGCGCGAGAAATTCACGTGCCGCGATTGCGAGAAGATCTCCCAGGCGCCCGCGCCCTTCCACGTCATTGCACGGGGATGGGCGGGGCCGAGCCTCCTGGCGATGATCGTGTTCGAGAAGTTCGGCCAGCACCAGCCTTTGAACCGTCAGGCCGAACGCTACGCCCTGGAAGGCGTGCCAATCGCGATGTCGACCATGGCGGACGCGGTGGGATCGGTTTGCGCGGCGCTCGCGCCGGTCCTGCGCCTGGTCGAGGCGCATGTGATGGCGGCCGAGCGGTTGCATGGCGACGACACCACCGTGCCCGTTCTGGCCGAGGGCAAGACCGACACCGGGCGATGTTGGGTCTACGTGCGCGACGACAAGCCCTTCGGCGGCGCCGGGCCGCCGGCGGCGATGTTCTATTATTCGCGCAATCGCCGGGGCGAGCATCCGCAGTCGCATCTGGCCGGATATTCCGGAATTTTCCAAGCGGACGCCTTTGAAGGCTACGGCAAGCTTTATCAGGCCGACCGAAAGCCCGGTCCGATCAAGGAGGCGGCGTGTTGGGTGCATGCGCGACGGCCGTTCTTCGCCATGGCCGACATCGAGGAGAACGCGCGGCGCAAGGCCGCCGGCAAGAAGGAGATTCCGCTGTCGCCCATTGCGATCGAGGTTGTGCGCCGCATCGACGCGCTGTTCGAGATCGAGCGGATCATCAACGGCAAAAGCGCCGCGGAGCGCCTGGCGGTTCGACAAAA from Candidatus Rhodoblastus alkanivorans includes the following:
- the tnpC gene encoding IS66 family transposase codes for the protein MAPARDALPDDIAALKAALIVERANAVEVAAELAVARAKASEDLALIAQQKLRIAKLERQIYGQKSERSERLVDQLALAFEEAEAGATEDELAAEKAVALATNVRGFTRKRPERNTFPDHLPRERVVIAPPTACECCGGKRLRKLGEDVTRTLESQPRQWKVVETVREKFTCRDCEKISQAPAPFHVIARGWAGPSLLAMIVFEKFGQHQPLNRQAERYALEGVPIAMSTMADAVGSVCAALAPVLRLVEAHVMAAERLHGDDTTVPVLAEGKTDTGRCWVYVRDDKPFGGAGPPAAMFYYSRNRRGEHPQSHLAGYSGIFQADAFEGYGKLYQADRKPGPIKEAACWVHARRPFFAMADIEENARRKAAGKKEIPLSPIAIEVVRRIDALFEIERIINGKSAAERLAVRQKLSRPLVEDLQVYMREQAARLSRGHDLVKAINYILKRWAAFTLFLDDGRVCLSNNAAERGLRGIALGRKSWLFCGSDRGGERAAAMYSLIITCKMNGVDPQAWLADVLSRIAGHPAHRLDELAPWNWKPQAPANSAQAA